One genomic segment of Sorex araneus isolate mSorAra2 chromosome X, mSorAra2.pri, whole genome shotgun sequence includes these proteins:
- the LOC105943346 gene encoding LOW QUALITY PROTEIN: cAMP-regulated phosphoprotein 19 (The sequence of the model RefSeq protein was modified relative to this genomic sequence to represent the inferred CDS: inserted 1 base in 1 codon), which produces MSAEASEAASAEEQKEMEDKVTSPEKAEEAKLKARYPHLGQKPGGSDFLRKRLQKGQKYFDSGDYNMAKAKMKNKQLPAAXPDKAEVTGDHIPTPQDLPQRKPSLVASKLIKRAELHEP; this is translated from the exons ATGTCCGCGGAGGCCTCGGAGGCGGCGTCCGCCGAGGAGCAGAAGGAAATGGAAGATAAAGTAACTAGTCCAGAGAAAGCTgaagaagcaaaattaaaagcaagATACCCTCATCTAGGACAAAAACCTGGAGGTTCAGATTTCTTAAGGAAACGATTACAGAAAGggcaaaaatattttgattctggGGATTATAACATGGCTAAGGCAAAAATGAAGAACAAGCAACTTCCTGCTG ACCCCGACAAGGCCGAGGTCACTGGTGACCACATCCCCACCCCACAGGACCTTCCTCAGCGGAAACCGTCTCTCGTTGCTAGCAAGCTGATTAAAAGAGCTGAACTGCATGAACC TTAG